One Streptomyces sp. CNQ-509 DNA window includes the following coding sequences:
- a CDS encoding WhiB family transcriptional regulator: MPGTTDLEVPLTTQLTALTELDERIDALGDLVPCRSYDPEVFFAETPADVEYAKSLCQTCPVREACLAGAKERREPWGVWGGELFVQGVVVPRKRPRGRPRKNPVVA; this comes from the coding sequence GGTCCCCTTGACCACCCAGCTCACCGCTCTCACCGAGCTCGACGAGCGCATCGACGCGCTCGGCGACCTCGTACCCTGCCGCAGCTACGACCCCGAAGTGTTCTTCGCGGAGACTCCGGCGGACGTCGAGTACGCCAAGTCCCTCTGCCAGACCTGTCCCGTCCGTGAGGCCTGCCTCGCGGGTGCGAAGGAGCGCCGCGAGCCGTGGGGCGTCTGGGGCGGCGAGCTGTTCGTCCAGGGCGTGGTGGTGCCGCGCAAGCGGCCGCGTGGGCGTCCGCGGAAGAACCCGGTCGTGGCATGA